The following is a genomic window from Paenibacillus sp. FSL R5-0766.
GTTCCCCTACAGTTACGAATCTGCGCGGATTCACGCGAATCTTGCCTTCCTGCTTGCGCTCCATGGAACGATCTATAATCCGATATACCACCTTAATGACAATACGGGTGATGATAAAAATAATAATGATCCGGATTGAGCTGAACATAATGTTAAGCCAAATATCGGGATCTGCAATTTTGTTCCAGACTTTATCCGTCCAACGAAGGGCCTCATTTACAGCACCAGTAGCACCGTCATTCCCTTGAGCAAACTGAAATGACAACATTCATCATCCCTCCTCTACATCGGTATGTTATCATAGCTGTCTTCTGTTTTAAAATAGAGGCCTCGGATCTCTACGAACTCGTTACGAATGATCTTCTGTACTCGCTCCAGATCCTCCTTTGGAAACTGAATACACAGCGCACACCCTGCTGTAATTTCTTTTGGTGTAGGGAACAAATCAATCTCTATCTCAGCAAACTCCAGCAGCATTTCAGCACGCAGCGCCTGCTGGGTTGAATCAAACGCAATCAGCATCCAATCGTTAATCCATTCGTCCATGTTCGGCTCCTTTCGCCATACGTCCAACCCTAGAGAAAAAGCTTGTCCTCGTGAAGTATAAAACGCTCTACCTTTCCATATACTGTTACTACTATTCCAAGGGAAAGGATAGATCCTATGAATCCTACTTCGCGTTCCTTTTCATCACAAGACATGACCAGTTTGAAAATCCCCCATACCGATCCAGGTATTCACTCGGCCATTACCCATCGTTTAATGTTTCACCTCTATAAAGCCCATTCTCTGCAAAATGTAGTGATTGTCTGCATCGGCACAGATCGCTCAACAGGCGACTGCCTTGGTCCTCTGGTCGGATCAGCCCTTTCCAAGTGGGACAGCCCTTTATTCCATCTATATGGTACCTTGGATGAACCAGTCCATGCGATGAACCTGCAAGATACACTCCACAACATACAGAAAACACACCATAACCCTTATGTGATTGGCATTGACGCCTGTCTCGGTCAATCATCCAGTGTGGGTTGCATTCAAGTTGTGAATGGTCCACTCAAGCCGGGTGCGGGGGTAAATAAAGAATTACCGCCGGTCGGCGATATCCATCTGACAGGTATCGTTAACGTCGGCGGCTTTATGGAATACTTTGTTCTACAGAACACACGGCTCAGTCTTGTTATGCGCATGTCCGAGATTATATCCAGCAGTCTGTACTCGGCCATTCGGGAATGGCATACACGTTCTACTCTGCTTGCTGTGCCAGAGTAATAGCTTCCTTTTCCTCTGGGGACAGAGTATACGTGGACTCTCCCCCTTTAAGAGGTTTGGCATATACGTAAGAACCGTCACGGTTATATATCCCCGTAAGGATCATGCCATCCTGGCTATCATTAATCATGGCCATTGAGAAGCTCAGATCACTGCCACGCTCTCCATATGCATTGTACCTTTTCACGCCAACTTTTCCTTGAATGCGGGTCAGCTTTTGCATGACAACTTGCAGCTGATTCGTTTGCAGTTTGTGTTCATCCTCAATGCTGTCCATCTGAATTTTCAGATTAATCAGCAACGATTCCAGGTCCTCTACTCCACTGCCAGCCATCATGGCTTCATATTTACGTTTAAATTTTCGTAACTTTGCCCCTTGAACAATACTCACAATAAGCAAGATCACCGTAAGTAATGCCATTCCGCCAATAATCCATAACAGCTGTTCCAGAATCAGCTCGTTTAATTCAGCCATGTAATTGCAACTACCCCTCTATATTTTTGATCAGATTAACGTCTGTCCTGTAATATTATCATTCATTATAAATCAACCCGATATCCATAAGCTTAATCAAGCAACCCTATATCAAATGAGTTCATCATTTCAACTATAATCTAGTCTGCTCCAGTCAATTCCAACACTGCCTTAACGAGTGCTTCCACATGTTCTCTAGTTGAATTGTATCCCACACTGGCCCTTACTGCTCCGGTAGCAGTTGTACCAGCAGATTCGTGTGCAAGCGGTGTGCAATGAAAACCGGAGCGAACCGCAATCCCATAATTCCGATCTAATCGGAAGGCGAGTTGTGCCGAATCATATCCATCCACAGTAAAAGATACTAATCCGGCGCGTGGCTGTCCAATCTCTGGACCAAGCATTCGAATGCCCTTAACGGATGACAGCCCATCCATCATAAGTTGGGTCAGTTCCCACTCATGCTGGTAGATGAACGCTGGTGTCATTTCAAGTACATGTTTCACACCCGCATTCAGCCCTGCGATCCCGACTGTATTCGGCGTCCCCGCTTCATACCGATCAGGACGCACCTTTGGCTGCTCCAGAGCTTCTGACTGACTTCCTGTTCCTCCATGAAGTAAAGGCTCTATATCGAGCTCTGGCGCAATGTACAAGCCCCCTGTACCCTGAGGACCAAGCAGTCCCTTATGCCCTGGAAAAGCCAACATATCAATGCCCAATTGTTGTACATTCACAGGCATAACCCCAGCACTCTGAGCTGCATCTACCAATAAGATCGCCTGATTTTTACGACATAGGAGCGAAATTTCTCCAATAGGAAGAATACTGCCAAGCAGATTCGAACTATGTGTACATACCACCAATCTGGTATTGGAACGAAA
Proteins encoded in this region:
- a CDS encoding DUF4446 family protein, which translates into the protein MAELNELILEQLLWIIGGMALLTVILLIVSIVQGAKLRKFKRKYEAMMAGSGVEDLESLLINLKIQMDSIEDEHKLQTNQLQVVMQKLTRIQGKVGVKRYNAYGERGSDLSFSMAMINDSQDGMILTGIYNRDGSYVYAKPLKGGESTYTLSPEEKEAITLAQQAE
- the yyaC gene encoding spore protease YyaC, giving the protein MNPTSRSFSSQDMTSLKIPHTDPGIHSAITHRLMFHLYKAHSLQNVVIVCIGTDRSTGDCLGPLVGSALSKWDSPLFHLYGTLDEPVHAMNLQDTLHNIQKTHHNPYVIGIDACLGQSSSVGCIQVVNGPLKPGAGVNKELPPVGDIHLTGIVNVGGFMEYFVLQNTRLSLVMRMSEIISSSLYSAIREWHTRSTLLAVPE
- a CDS encoding DUF3343 domain-containing protein — its product is MDEWINDWMLIAFDSTQQALRAEMLLEFAEIEIDLFPTPKEITAGCALCIQFPKEDLERVQKIIRNEFVEIRGLYFKTEDSYDNIPM
- a CDS encoding aminotransferase class V-fold PLP-dependent enzyme, with translation MEGVIYLDHAATSWPKPPAVGDAMLSALEIAGANPGRGSHRMAVQASRVLFEARKSISNIFGIKNANDIAFGSNTTEALNLAIQGSLREGDHVIATMAEHNSVRRPLEYMRRLRNVEIDYVPVDASGAIDLMQMERMFRSNTRLVVCTHSSNLLGSILPIGEISLLCRKNQAILLVDAAQSAGVMPVNVQQLGIDMLAFPGHKGLLGPQGTGGLYIAPELDIEPLLHGGTGSQSEALEQPKVRPDRYEAGTPNTVGIAGLNAGVKHVLEMTPAFIYQHEWELTQLMMDGLSSVKGIRMLGPEIGQPRAGLVSFTVDGYDSAQLAFRLDRNYGIAVRSGFHCTPLAHESAGTTATGAVRASVGYNSTREHVEALVKAVLELTGAD